The Acipenser ruthenus chromosome 11, fAciRut3.2 maternal haplotype, whole genome shotgun sequence region actattattattattattattattatttatttcttagcatgtgtgaaagctatagcgaacgaaagggtggggcggggctggagatgcctagtgagtgttttgttgatatgcagggccttttaaacccgtttgactgtggaaaaaaaatacttttaaacagcgcgtctaaaattaactgcgcgtgtgaaaataaattggacctgacgcgcctgacacacacttaataaatggactgcaaagggttaatcccaGGAAGCCTAGGTTCAAATCTAGCTCAGGTCACATGTGAAATTAGTTTGGTGGTCTATACCTTTAGACATCAGTAAGTAAttaaaagtgtttaaataaatactgacATTTTAGTCCCATTTTCTCAAAGTTTAAATCTGGTAAAACAACGAAAAACTGGCATTCATAGGCAAGCCAAACAAGATTTGAACATTCACAAATCTACTGATCTTTTTGTAAGGTCACAAATGTATGATGTCAGTGGCACCAAAAAGtattcagatttttttgtttaatgcaaAGCTAAATACCCAATTATTTACACAGCTAATATTATTCAATATAATTGATTATTcagttattttatataaattgtaaatACAAATGATTCTTACTGTCTGTATAGTTTTTGGTGCTCCATGCATCTAAAGGGAAAGCTTAGGTAAGCATGTACAGTTTTAGGGCTTCACTCACTGCTTTGTACTGGAAGAGCTGTGAGAACTCGTCCCGAGTCTCGTAGCGGTGAGCGTTCCCCTGCCAGTGGTCTGGCATGTAGTGGATATGGGCCAGGATCACCTTCAGCAGTTGCTCTGGGCAAAACACCATATGCTTGTCTGGGATAAAAGACCTGCAATGGACAAACAGATAGAATAGGCTTCAGCAGCAAAATTATTGTCCAAATgcctatttaaaacacacacatttgccAAATGTTCCAGTGCTAGTCCAGAGATGGAAAAGAAAAACCATATtgtcaaagcgtttactccatagtctttcatttatattttttgaaAGGAAGAAAATCCACACTGATGTATTTACCAAGCACCACTTCTTATTTTAATAACTGAATATAACAATGTTATtctaacaaataattatttaaaacaagattatttAACTTGAGCGCTGACACTTGTCTACTTGATTTAGTTTCATACAAGTCTTAACAATAATTTATGACAAGTGTTTTAGCAGTAACAGCTGAAACTGAAAAGTGTTTCATGGATTCAAAACCTTACAAACCTttaaaaaacgtattttaaatgttcattttcagttttgttaattagttgacttaaatttaaaaaaaaaaaaaaatctttagatttttttaaaattaaatttaataaaatCTTACAATAAGATGATTATTTGATTAAAATTAGCCACTCCCCAGAGGCTTAGCCTCTGGGGAGTGGAgccaaggagaacattttggggcTAAAAGCTCTGACAACCAAGAGCATCCTCACTTTTGCTTCTGTAGCAGTTGTGATCTCTGAAGTCATTATCATGACTGagcaataatataaatacatacattgctaATGTCGCTGATCCTGTATATTGTGCTGTGTTATTGTGAGTATTTTATATGAGAAATAACTTTAAATCAAGTTATGCCACACAGGGtacaaataagaaataaaaaagacagcattacattaaatgcattatattaccttattaaactaaaattaaatgaacaaaatacatttgttgtgtttaaaatttGTATAACATTTTTCACTGTGAAAAATTGCATATTAACTTTTGTTCAACTTtccagttaacaaaaaaaaataataatctgcctGATGCCTAATTTTGAGTGTTGAGTGATAAAGcttaatttaaaaagcaattggGTGTAGGCTATGtagaacaataaaacatactCATAAGCTTTGGGCAAAACTGTTATACATCGCATCCATTCTTAAtcagttttcagaacatttcTGCAGTAAATGGCCACTAATATTGCCAAAAACTTAAGGTACAATTTCAGTATGTCTTTTAGCACTAAGGAGTTACACTACCCtagaataattaaacaaacagtatCCTTACTGGAAAAAAACAGCCATAGACATACACATAGTGTATGAGATCAgtttgggcttaaaaaaaaaaaagtgggatgGTTTAAGCGCCCCCAAGCCTTATGGCAGAACCGCCCCTGGCTATTTCCCTTGGTAATCAGTGGCGACCTGCTCGACTGCCCCCTGCCTCACCTGCAGACGGTGACGCAGACCCCCAGTAGGGTGATAGTGGTCAGCACATGCTCCACAGCCAGCACGTCCTCATCATATATGGTCAGGGAGATAAGCACCGCCAGGATGGATCCCGCGAAGAAGGCCACGTTCTTGGCCACCACGGTCAGCAGCGGGGACATGAAGCAGTTCATGTACTTGGAGGAGGCCTTGTAGCCCTTGCTGAGGCGTGACATGAGCTCGTGGTCCAGCTCGTTGAAGTGGCGCAGGTAGCAGCGGCCGTACAGCGACCAGCAGCGCGCGCCCAGGCTGCCGGGCTCCCGCTTGATCACCTCGGTGTAGCTGAAGAAGGCATAGAGGATCTGCCAGATCAGGATGATGGGGCACAGCAGCAGGTTGGCCACCCCGATCCACAGAATGCGAGTGCTGAGCCTGCCCGCCAGCTCCAGCCGGTTGCCGCCCCGCTTGTACTCGGGCTTCAAGCTCCACTCGTTCTCGAAGAGGGAGCCCGGCCCCCAGAAGAAGATGAGCTCAAAGTTGTACTTGAGCCCCCGGGTGTAAAAGACTGCATTACCCAGCAGGGGGTGGTGGTAGCGGATGGGCAGCAGGGACTTGTTGACCATGGCCACCATGTAATTCTTGAAGCGCAGGATGCGGTGGTAGATGTCCAGCTCGCTCAGCTCCTTCTTGTGGATGCACATCTGGTGCTCCTTCTGGATCTCGATGATCCTCGTCTGCACCTCTTGCCATGTGAAGTAGGGCAGGTCAGCCTGCACCATGAACCATACAGAACAACCTTTCATTACAATGttaattttattaacatttttattttattttattttaattttacaggGTTGCTCTAAAGTTTGATGGCCCCCGTTTAACAAAGATGTAAAGAGAAAATGGTGTACAGAACattgtaaggttttttttttcccccccccgcAATTTAAGATCAAAATCTCTGTTACAAAAAAGTCAAGTTACATTTAACGACTTAAATATGATTTATTCAAATAACatgattttaaattattgttatttagcTTTTGGGAAAAGTGTGAATTTAGGAGATGGCAATGTCAGTGGTTTCAGTCAGTGTGATGCCAGCAGGCACCATTACaacttcccctcacagctctgtgcTCACACCTCTACCTGAACACCCCTGCAATCAAGTCCTGGGCTTCTATAAAATACATGTCAATGTTGTAGATTCTAACCCCCCAAAGATGAAAGGCATGAGGAGTTAAGGAATTTCTGTTTTGAGCACTCCTGCTTTTTACATTGTTCTTTTTAGTTGTGAATCTCCATATTTTAACCAATGCATTAGCATTAAATCTGAATAATCTCAGATCCAGTCAAAGTCCAAACTAGAACAAACTTGTGCACATCACTTACCATGGGTATCCTCAGTGCATTAATGTAAAAGGAGCGGATCTCCCAATAGCAGCAAATGTTATAGATGAATTTGATAAAGCGATGCAACCAGAACACTCCAGCTATTATCATGATGAAAATGACAAAGACATTGTCACGGATTCTGGAACAAACATGAAAACAGGCTGAAGTCAAATAAAGCTCTCAATATATTTGTTGTATTGCCTTGAAACACTAAAGCACTACGGTTTCATTTAGACAATTGTAATGGATTGTCGAATTTCAAACATCACACATCTCATGCATTCCTTAAACAAGCACAGATTAAACATCACAGCTGAAAACTACCTGGCACTGCAGACGTCAGCCGGAAGGAATGCATCTGGAAGAGTCACTTTCATTGTTTCGTGTCCACGCTGGGTGTGGTTCACCAACTTGTTGGCAAAAAGAATGTCATAGTCAACGCAGTTCGCCAGGAACACAGTAAAGGCTACCACAAACACCAATTGCCTacaaagataaaaagaaaatgtgcttttgtaaataaaattaagCTTTAAACAAAGCATACAAATTAAGGGGTACAtttggttacatgatacatgtaTTTCCACAAGTATTTCTTACCTTTATGTATTTAGAATATAAATCAGTGTCTCCCAGTGTACCACATTAGTTTGAGGTTTTTTTCAGTTGGTTTTACACCCCCCCCAATAAGAACTAATTTTGGACAACCTTAAGTAGtctaagattagtgctgatcatggtatgtgaaaccagccgtgTCACTCCTGAACACTATTAGCTTCATAATGGTCAGGGACAAAACAGGCACAGTTACAGATTTTTATACAAATCATTTCCCAAAACACCCCAAAAGACCCACTGGCTATTAACAAATCTGTTATTTAATACGTCTGTTAGCGTACATTGGTGTGATCTGCCTTGGCAAACACACTTTTAGTTATTGCACAGTGGTGGTTAACAATCACATATAGTATTCCCTCCGACTTTTCATTTTCTGCACATTCTCTAAACAGATCCTAGGTCAGCCTTCGGGGCAGCAGTTTACTTCGGAGACTCTTTCAATGCATGACTTTAgcttggagagaaaaaaaaagtgttactaaaAATACTTGACTCAGTACAgataaaacaattcaataaatGGATACTCACACAAGCTCAAAGATCTCCCCCAGAAGCATGCAGGTGAAGCCATTTTTCTGGTGCAGGTTATAGACGTAGGCGATAACAGTTAACGAAAAATAGGAACAAAACATTCTGCACATTCACAGTATCTACCAGTTATGTGCTATTTTCCTTTTCCAAACGCCATTTTAGTTTTTTGGCAGTTTTACTGCATGGATTGAGGCACCACTCCAGTGTCTACATTCCAGAAGGACTAAACCTCTGGTGGACAATCGGCTGCACTTAAAAACATCTACTCTGCCCTAAAATTCTGTCGCCTCTCAACAAATAATGCTCAGTATTCGGCAGCCAAGATATAAAAGGGCAATGACCAATCCCTGACTGAATTTCCTTACATATGCCTCATTATCTGaaccccataaaaaaaaaactgttttcctTGACCCTTGAGCAGttaaaaaaacaccttcaaaAATTCACCCAGTGTGAGTTACTGGGTCATTTCTCAAGAGTGGTTTCGAAAGTATGTAAATCAGTAGTACTGTATGAATGAAACTACTGAACAAGAAACTGACTCTCTATACACATATCAGAAAAAAATGAGAAGAAACCACACTGGAGTTCCCCTCAAAGGCTGACATTAGTAATTGACCTTCATATTGAAAGTGCTCCCTGATTATGTCCCTTCAGCACTAATCCTTGCTAACTAAGAACCTAAGACAAAGAAAAACATTACTTCTCAGAAAATATTTTACCTCACAAAATGGCAATCAACAGCAAAGGTGCACATCACAAATTTAAAATCACAACACAACATTTAAGATCACaacacaacattaaaaaaatatatatgatcaAGCAACTTTAGGAGTTTTAGGGTGAGAATAATAAAATATCCCATTATTTAGATGGTTGTGATGGAAATATGTGATCATCGTAGTAGCTTAGCACATTTTTTCAATCACCACATCACCCATTTCTCACTGCAACAGGAAGACCAAAAGGATATTCTTTGGAAGAAGAGGTCCAGGTTTTCTATGTGATGCCATTGAGCTGTATGGAAAGAAACAATTTAAACAGAGTATTAGCAAGAACCCTGCAACAGCAATACAATATCTCTTTGAAATGTTTTGTGGTGATGGGTTTAATCATGAAAAACCATTGGGCTTGCTATTCGTTTGATACTGAGGACTAGTCCAGTGTAACATTCTGTTTCATAGAATGGCCCTACAGTAACACTAAAAGACACTTCTTACACTTGGCACCTTCCGGGACATGGACCAGCATGTCATCTCCCCCTGGTGGAGAGTCATTGTCAGATGCCTCCAGCCGCTGGTACTCAGTGTCAAAGTGGGCCATTTTACTCTATCCTTCTGCATCAGGTGTCAGAAAAGACTCTTCAGGTACCTGTGATAGGAAAGACATAATCAGGCATAGGGGACAATGTACATGTTCTGCAGCAGTAGAAAATGCTTATCCAAGAAAAATATTCCTAACCAACTTTTGAtctattttatcagttattttccCCACCTTTTTTCTACTCAATATGAAATGGCCAATTCAAATGTTGACTCACTGATGCAACCCACTTTCCAATCAGTTCACCTTTGTTCCTACTGTCAAGACAATTGACTCCTTTCACCCGCGCCGAACCTAAGAAACAAATGTTGCCAAGATACTGAACCTTGTAAGACAGGTGGTCCACATTAGCTAGTCCCAGGGTGGCCTTGTCCAGCACCTGACCAGCAGGGGCGCTAAAGTGTAATTAGGTGAAGAatccccagaaaaaaaaaaaaaacaatctaagGACCTTTATGAAATTTACCAGGTGATGCAATTTACAGGGACAACAATGTGAATTATCAGAACTGTGCCCAACATGTTTTTTCCAATAAACAGGAATATAACTACATGTCCATTATTTGATGTAAAGCAAAAATGACAGCTATGGCTAAGAAAAATACCACTGCTAACTCTTTCTTGAAAAACTGATGATGAGAACAAAATAACTATTTTTCAGATTTCGATTGCTACCAAACACAAACACTAGTGCTGCAGTACTAATCGACAATTTCATATAACCCAAtaaggtaaacattgtaaagccccGGTTACTCAGTCCCAAGCTTCCGATTGGCTGAATATGTAAACCACCCACAGTAATAACTGTAGTAAAGAACATGCGTTTGATAAACACGTTGTAGAATAAAATGCGAAGCACATTTCGTGGTCTGTTTTAAATTGTGGATtgaatttgtatattttataatgcTAGCGAAGCACGTAAACAACACCTGTTACCAAGGACAAGGAAATACAATACCATACAGACTGCCAAATTCGACATAAGGTCTCACCAAGGCCCTCATATTTATAGAGCATAACTAAGAAaacgagtgtttttttttttttttttttttttcatgttcacACACTGACGAGTCTTACAGTAATATAACGATAGATAATTTGGCAGGTTTGACTCGTCTCACCTCCATTCCTGTCAACTTGCACACCCAGTACAGTACTCGTCTGTCGCCCAGCCCGTGTCCTTTCTATTTCCAAACGTTTCTGGAAGAAGGAAAACAAAAGTATCCAAAATACACGATTGTACCGTATTATTGTACACGTTAATCgcgtatataaataatataataacctTATAGTAGTATGCTAGTATCTAAATATTGTTCATATTTTTCAGTTAGTAAAAGTGTATTATTGGTTGCTTTATATCCAATTATCGGTTTTAAACGCAGTTCTTATAATATATTAAGCATAACCTGTCATTGTctatctttaattaaaaaaataatacaatacaacagtCCATCGAGGAGTATGTACTTCGTTGTACACTACACTGTTTTCAACAAAAAATACGCATCAACAAATACGAATTACattgtgattttaaaaaagcCCTTTTGATAATACTCACGTTTTCAAACCCCTTACTTCATGGGTATTTACGAGAACTGGTATGTCTGGTAATTCCACCGAGACAAAATATCCTTTtggtttatattttttgtttgttttattcttcaAATCAGACAGTCagttttggtttcatttcataATACCTCAGGACCCTGACAGCCACTGTTCTGACAGGCAGCCCGAAATACCAATCAGAGTGCGATTCTTGGGGATTGTTGCTCAAGATTGCCAATCAGACTCCATAGAGGGAGGGTCTAAAAATGTTCATGTTTATATAAAAAGTTCTACTCGTATATTCtgccag contains the following coding sequences:
- the LOC117427164 gene encoding autophagy-related protein 9A-like isoform X2, with product MAHFDTEYQRLEASDNDSPPGGDDMLVHVPEGAKSQWHHIENLDLFFQRVYNLHQKNGFTCMLLGEIFELVQLVFVVAFTVFLANCVDYDILFANKLVNHTQRGHETMKVTLPDAFLPADVCSARIRDNVFVIFIMIIAGVFWLHRFIKFIYNICCYWEIRSFYINALRIPMADLPYFTWQEVQTRIIEIQKEHQMCIHKKELSELDIYHRILRFKNYMVAMVNKSLLPIRYHHPLLGNAVFYTRGLKYNFELIFFWGPGSLFENEWSLKPEYKRGGNRLELAGRLSTRILWIGVANLLLCPIILIWQILYAFFSYTEVIKREPGSLGARCWSLYGRCYLRHFNELDHELMSRLSKGYKASSKYMNCFMSPLLTVVAKNVAFFAGSILAVLISLTIYDEDVLAVEHVLTTITLLGVCVTVCRSFIPDKHMVFCPEQLLKVILAHIHYMPDHWQGNAHRYETRDEFSQLFQYKAVFILEELLSPVITPFILIFCLRHKALEIIDFFRNFTVEVVGAGDTCSFAQMDVRQHGHPAWMSAGKTEASIYQQAEDGKTELSLMHFAITNPRWQPPRESTHFISQLKGKVQREATSRQQGALPENHLFTSIQSIQSESEPHSLIANLLVGPPSMGSFQFGREGHAAPHISSAGGSDVASALRSLSPLSTSQHLRGSYTSTHPPRSDGTELTGARCMAGSGTDARTASSGSSAWEGQLSSMVLSEYASTEMSIHALYMHELHKQHSQTEPVRHTWHRQESDDSSESAPEESEVPHGLPRSATFPSASTRQHPYQEQAALHSSGQRRHGGTTVSGGPRAAPRFSRLPMGGWAEEVQVMRHHETVPEEGTEEELPPQIHKLT
- the LOC117427164 gene encoding autophagy-related protein 9A-like isoform X1; this encodes MAHFDTEYQRLEASDNDSPPGGDDMLVHVPEGAKSQWHHIENLDLFFQRVYNLHQKNGFTCMLLGEIFELVQLVFVVAFTVFLANCVDYDILFANKLVNHTQRGHETMKVTLPDAFLPADVCSARIRDNVFVIFIMIIAGVFWLHRFIKFIYNICCYWEIRSFYINALRIPMADLPYFTWQEVQTRIIEIQKEHQMCIHKKELSELDIYHRILRFKNYMVAMVNKSLLPIRYHHPLLGNAVFYTRGLKYNFELIFFWGPGSLFENEWSLKPEYKRGGNRLELAGRLSTRILWIGVANLLLCPIILIWQILYAFFSYTEVIKREPGSLGARCWSLYGRCYLRHFNELDHELMSRLSKGYKASSKYMNCFMSPLLTVVAKNVAFFAGSILAVLISLTIYDEDVLAVEHVLTTITLLGVCVTVCRSFIPDKHMVFCPEQLLKVILAHIHYMPDHWQGNAHRYETRDEFSQLFQYKAVFILEELLSPVITPFILIFCLRHKALEIIDFFRNFTVEVVGAGDTCSFAQMDVRQHGHPAWMSAGKTEASIYQQAEDGKTELSLMHFAITNPRWQPPRESTHFISQLKGKVQREATSRQQGALPENHLFTSIQSIQSESEPHSLIANLLVGPPSMGSFQFGREGHAAPHISSAGGSDVASALRSLSPLSTSQHLRGSYTSTHPPRSDGTELTGARCMAGSGTDARTASSGSSAWEGQLSSMVLSEYASTEMSIHALYMHELHKQHSQTEPVRHTWHRQESDDSSESAPEESEVPHGLPRSATFPSASTRQHPYQEQAALHSSGQRRHGGTTVSGGPRAAPRFSRLPMGGWAEEVQVMRHHETVPEEGTEEELPPQIHKEPHL